In a single window of the Thunnus maccoyii chromosome 7, fThuMac1.1, whole genome shotgun sequence genome:
- the mpl gene encoding thrombopoietin receptor, producing MNFPCRWEILLSLWIQVVFVPGIHCEEGTVSHLSREDVLLFKDEQDPKCFTRTEEDFTCFFETQNNRTYDFFYKFDMTDERCDLSVQRTEERTFLHICSFPDSDVFLNVGMHLKVVEHNTNTSLYDRTVSVEDHLLLDPPFNVSLHQNDQAGQLQVSWHTKVSKYWEDKVQYKIRYSSKGLEEKTKECFLQGKEKCDGAVVTLVPGEEVEVQVAVKCANSEDAGHWSRWSHPVQAVAPQSADDISLLCYTSDLQNITCQWNGSRYSMQNEYKLSYKMSLSGALGWTEWAECLADRELTDLCSFHGDESRKVRVKLSNTPAPLSRTFFTQEFTLNKSIRTPPPAHLRGALKKDKLCLKWETPLLSLSGHLQYEVGYQIRGGEAWMMVSPKGPEPGTCLEVPTGSRYSVKVRAKPNGSIYSGHWSDWSDVLTGDTPIDRGTWLMVCIPVMMLITAVILISLFSTYLSKLKQYFWPPVPNLDKVLQGFLTEINRQKWDPPVTAKQCLDDTTASVVEIMYEDEVSELGKPLEESTQLLTPEGSCSSGGQLEGSIGTQPEVFPDYVTLNRDSVFLSPKGNKYVCEQVGEKRDPEVSGELLQTACHCSDGSVCVPPCLSIDFLNHSYLPLAELANKFDCNVTATRGPGNLYTNFPCS from the exons ATGAATTTTCCCTGCAGGTGGGAGATACTCCTTAGCTTGTGGATacaagtggtctttgtgcctgGGATACATTGCGAGGAAGGAACTGTCAGTCATCTTTCAAGGGAAG ATGTTTTGCTCTTTAAGGATGAGCAGGATCCTAAATGTTTCACCCGCACAGAAGAGGATTTCACCTGCTTTTTTGAGACCCAAAACAACAGGACTTATGATTTTTTCTACAAGTTTGACATGAC AGACGAAAGATGCGATCTGTCTGTCCAGAGAACAGAAGAGAGAACTTTCCTCCACATCTGCTCGTTTCCTGACTCAGATGTTTTCTTGAACGTCGGGATGCACCTTAAAGTGGTGGAGCACAACACCAACACCAGCCTCTACGATCGGACTGTCTCTGTGGAAGACCATT TGCTCTTGGATCCCCCCTTCAATGTGTCCTTGCATCAAAATGACCAAGCTGGACAGCTGCAGGTTTCATGGCACACAAAGGTGTCAAAATACTGGGAAGATAAGGTGCAGTACAAGATTCGATACTCTTCCAAGGGGCTGGAAGAGAAGACAAAAGAG TGCTTTCTACAAGGAAAAGAGAAGTGTGATGGTGCAGTGGTAACACTGGTACCAGGGGAGGAGGTTGAGGTCCAGGTCGCAGTCAAGTGTGCCAACAGTGAAGATGCAGGACACTGGAGCCGCTGGTCACACCCTGTGCAAGCTGTGGCTCCCCAAAGTGCAG ATGATATTTCACTATTGTGCTACACCTCTGACCTGCAAAACATCACCTGTCAGTGGAATGGTAGCAGATACAGCATGCAAAATGAGTACAAACTTTCCTACAAGATGAGTCTCAG TGGAGCTTTGGGCTGGACAGAATGGGCAGAGTGTCTGGCTGACAGGGAGTTGACTGACCTGTGCAGTTTCCATGGAGATGAATCCAGAAAAGTCAGGGTCAAGCTCAGCAACACACCAGCTCCACTCAGCAGAACCTTCTTTACTCAAGAGTTCACTCTTAACAAGAGCA tcaGAACACCCCCACCGGCTCATCTGAGAGGAGCGCTGAAGAAAGATAAGTTGTGCTTGAAATGGGAAactcctcttctgtctctgtcggGTCACCTACAGTATGAAGTCGGCTACCAAATTAGAGGGGGTGAAGCATGGATG ATGGTATCCCCAAAGGGTCCAGAGCCTGGCACGTGTCTAGAGGTTCCAACAGGTAGCCGGTACAGTGTTAAGGTCAGAGCTAAACCTAATGGATCCATTTACTCAGGCCACTGGAGTGACTGGTCAGATGTGCTCACTGGAGACACCCCTATTGATAGAG GCACTTGGCTCATGGTGTGTATCCCTGTCATGATGCTGATTACTGCTGTCATCCTCATCTCCTTGTTTTCCACGTACCTCAG CAAGCTCAAGCAGTATTTTTGGCCTCCAGTGCCCAACCTTGACAAAGTCCTACAAGGCTTTCTGACAGAGATCAACAGACAGAAATGG GATCCTCCAGTCACTGCAAAGCAGTGCTTAGACGACACCACTGCATCTGTGGTGGAGATCATGTATGAAGATGAGGTTTCAGAATTGGGGAAGCCATTAGAGGAATCCACCCAGCTCCTGACACCAGAGGGAAGCTGCTCCAGCGGAGGACAGTTAGAGGGGAGCATTGGGACACAACCAGAAGTCTTTCCAGACTATGTGACCCTTAACAGAGACAGTGTCTTTCTTAGCCCAAAAGGAAACAAGTATGTCTGTGAGCAGGTTGGAGAGAAAAGAGACCCGGAGGTTAGCGGTGAGCTCCTTCAAACAGCATGTCACTGCAGTGATGGATCAGTCTGTGTCCCACCTTGCTTAAGCATTGATTTCCTTAACCATTCCTACTTGCCTCTGGCTGAGCTTGCAAACAAATTTGACTGTAACGTCACTGCTACAAGGGGGCCAGGCAACCTTTATACTAATTTCCCCTGTAGCTAA